The following are encoded together in the bacterium genome:
- a CDS encoding glycosyltransferase — protein sequence MSISILHIAPQNFAGVPYSIVKAERKSGFDSCLITMWPHPYGFKEDECLDLPLVAGNFITKIQRALKTTPQTLNLRRKDLNEIPPKWRGDKFPAKQLFALRDKIWEKRLIKAGFPKRLNDYDIVVLDGGIPLLRSGKWILDWVLRGGKLATTYYGSDLRQHGVIPKIDKAASVVFVMEFDHRFIHPRSTWLPFPFDPINLPNAKAPNGPIRIGHVASHRSAKGTNEIISAINNVARRIHVEPVIIEKKPHAETIALKSSCHIFIDQLGELGYGISGLESVAMGIPTVVELLPDHEKFLGSHPFAVANKKTLPDVLVKLALNKNLRMDMISRGKIWLDEFHNPIKTTNIIIEKYNELGWIS from the coding sequence ATGTCTATTTCTATTTTACATATTGCACCACAAAACTTCGCTGGAGTGCCTTATTCAATAGTTAAGGCCGAACGCAAATCTGGTTTCGATTCTTGCCTTATAACAATGTGGCCACACCCTTATGGCTTCAAAGAGGATGAATGCCTTGATTTGCCCTTGGTAGCCGGCAATTTTATTACGAAAATCCAACGCGCACTGAAAACGACTCCTCAAACGCTAAACCTTCGTCGCAAAGATTTGAATGAAATCCCTCCTAAATGGCGAGGTGATAAATTCCCCGCAAAACAACTTTTTGCTCTTAGAGATAAAATATGGGAAAAAAGATTAATAAAAGCAGGATTTCCAAAAAGATTAAATGACTATGATATAGTAGTTTTGGATGGCGGAATACCTCTTCTTAGAAGCGGAAAATGGATACTCGACTGGGTTTTAAGGGGGGGCAAATTAGCTACAACATATTATGGGAGTGATTTGAGGCAACACGGTGTTATTCCAAAAATAGATAAAGCGGCTTCGGTGGTCTTCGTGATGGAATTCGATCACCGATTTATTCACCCTCGATCAACATGGTTGCCTTTTCCTTTCGATCCAATAAACCTGCCTAATGCTAAAGCGCCCAATGGCCCAATTCGTATAGGCCATGTTGCATCGCATCGTTCCGCAAAAGGAACCAATGAGATAATATCCGCAATTAATAACGTCGCCAGAAGAATACATGTAGAACCGGTGATTATAGAAAAAAAACCACATGCGGAAACAATAGCCCTTAAATCTTCTTGCCATATCTTTATTGATCAACTCGGCGAGCTAGGTTATGGAATCAGCGGGCTAGAATCGGTTGCAATGGGGATACCCACTGTAGTTGAGTTACTTCCCGACCATGAAAAATTTCTTGGCTCTCATCCTTTTGCTGTTGCGAATAAAAAAACTTTGCCAGATGTGCTAGTCAAATTGGCCTTAAATAAGAATTTGCGCATGGATATGATTTCACGGGGTAAAATATGGCTCGATGAGTTTCATAACCCTATTAAAACAACAAACATAATCATTGAAAAATATAACGAATTAGGCTGGATTTCTTAG
- the efp gene encoding elongation factor P has product MPYKPADFRKGLKLIYKNDPFEIVEVQMSLRGRGRSKYKTKLKNMRTGAVLENVFTEQDSLDEGEFANRNMQYLYLDGEGFHFMDTDTYEQIAFSQDAIGNTKYFLKESETYSILLLGHEPLNVDLPAGVILGITETEPSIRGDTVSNVTKNATTENGLVVKVPLFIDIGDKIKVDTRSMDYLGRA; this is encoded by the coding sequence ATGCCTTACAAACCGGCGGATTTTAGAAAAGGCCTTAAGCTAATATATAAAAATGATCCCTTCGAGATAGTCGAAGTGCAGATGTCGCTTCGAGGTCGCGGAAGGAGTAAATATAAAACAAAACTAAAGAATATGCGCACGGGCGCTGTATTAGAAAATGTTTTTACCGAGCAAGATAGTCTCGACGAAGGTGAATTCGCCAACCGTAATATGCAATATCTTTATCTCGATGGTGAAGGATTCCATTTTATGGACACCGATACTTACGAACAAATAGCATTTTCGCAGGATGCTATCGGTAACACGAAGTATTTCCTTAAGGAAAGCGAGACATATTCGATTTTGCTCCTAGGTCATGAGCCTTTGAATGTGGATTTGCCGGCTGGCGTAATTCTCGGGATTACAGAAACAGAACCCTCTATTCGCGGTGACACAGTTTCTAATGTCACAAAGAACGCTACTACCGAAAATGGTCTTGTAGTAAAGGTTCCGCTGTTTATCGATATCGGAGATAAAATCAAAGTTGATACTCGGTCTATGGATTACCTCGGGCGGGCCTAG
- the cdd gene encoding cytidine deaminase, which produces MDDTTKSKLLKAAQSVLGNAYAPYSGVFVSSALIDDKGRIFTGVNVENSSFSLTICAERNAISSAISAGAKSIKGILILSSIGAIPPCGACRQVIAEFSKPETTVLLASKEYIEEEWTIGALLPSAFKLLDKSENKLD; this is translated from the coding sequence ATGGACGATACTACTAAATCAAAGCTTTTAAAGGCCGCGCAGAGTGTTCTTGGAAATGCTTATGCTCCTTATTCGGGTGTCTTTGTATCTTCGGCGCTGATAGATGATAAAGGGCGGATATTTACGGGCGTTAATGTGGAGAATTCGAGCTTTAGCCTAACTATATGCGCTGAGAGAAACGCCATATCGTCGGCAATATCTGCAGGGGCAAAATCGATAAAGGGAATATTGATATTATCCTCTATCGGCGCTATCCCACCCTGTGGGGCATGCAGACAAGTAATAGCCGAGTTTTCGAAACCCGAAACTACAGTTCTTCTAGCCTCAAAGGAATATATCGAAGAAGAGTGGACAATCGGTGCACTTCTCCCCTCGGCTTTTAAATTATTGGACAAGAGTGAGAATAAACTGGATTAA
- a CDS encoding electron transfer flavoprotein subunit beta/FixA family protein, which yields MKFVVCIKEVPDTIEVKMDPVRNTLIRTDVPSIINPFDAFALELALQKKDINPDIEITTLSMGPPQAEKSLRKTIAMGADNAILISDIAFAGSDTWATSMALSTAIKKIGSVDLVFAGQQAIDGDTAQVGPEIAEFLSLPQAIFIRDLNFDGENKIIVERITETGYEILDILLPALVSVIKLPRDPRLPSLRGMMKSKRAEIIKWNASDLDLDAKTLGLDGSPTKVIKIFTPEKRVGGELWDYEPKKTAARLADLLKEKRII from the coding sequence ATGAAATTTGTTGTTTGTATAAAAGAAGTTCCGGACACAATAGAAGTAAAAATGGACCCGGTCCGTAACACACTTATTCGCACTGATGTTCCATCAATAATAAATCCATTCGATGCTTTCGCACTCGAACTAGCTCTTCAAAAAAAAGATATAAATCCTGATATAGAAATAACAACGCTTTCCATGGGACCTCCACAAGCCGAGAAAAGCCTTCGTAAAACCATTGCTATGGGCGCTGACAATGCTATTCTTATCTCCGATATTGCATTTGCGGGCAGTGACACTTGGGCTACATCTATGGCTCTTTCAACGGCCATAAAGAAGATCGGTAGTGTAGATCTGGTTTTTGCTGGCCAGCAGGCAATAGATGGTGATACAGCCCAGGTAGGTCCTGAAATAGCGGAATTTCTTTCATTGCCTCAGGCAATATTTATACGCGATCTCAATTTCGACGGAGAGAATAAGATAATCGTCGAAAGGATTACAGAAACTGGTTACGAAATACTCGATATTTTGCTTCCAGCTCTAGTGAGCGTGATCAAGCTTCCTCGCGATCCAAGATTACCCTCTCTTCGAGGTATGATGAAATCTAAAAGAGCCGAGATAATCAAATGGAACGCTAGCGATCTCGATTTAGACGCTAAAACTCTTGGACTCGATGGTTCTCCGACAAAGGTAATTAAGATATTCACGCCGGAAAAGCGGGTTGGTGGTGAACTCTGGGATTATGAACCAAAAAAAACAGCGGCGAGATTGGCTGATTTACTTAAAGAAAAACGAATTATTTGA
- a CDS encoding T9SS type A sorting domain-containing protein produces MRVQIISLLLMAVCIFGADSLNIGLEYYLPTTPLRGVATGENSIIAFGKAPTAYSIQYLCGGSAVILDSVSWSGSSIPVGTNLAGRWISVEDGVAYLSDWTRGLHVIDISDPLDIVDLGSLSLSGQARSVYPIGESLFVAANTDGIHLVDISSPSTPFALLNYEVGGLAMDVAVSDASIMFVAEDPTGISVWNLASPLEPITFEDIPGTITGLDFAGTDTILIASDFEGSVNIVVLDSTFELEVVNTIPVGDDYVFKSIYDEGLLIVAAGESGLWVFQLDSDGVSVVDSGFYSLDGSNFVDVCLFGDIVVAADAEGGIFFFDISYFRDNISESSSRPVSLVINSQPNPFNSAVKISVDFSSRENENPLIQIFDLSGRRIDIISSISRNLFQYKRDFSSSSENNRVNEYIWYPSENVTSGIYLILAQIGDITRTKKIILLK; encoded by the coding sequence ATGAGAGTCCAAATTATTTCTTTATTGTTAATGGCTGTATGTATTTTTGGAGCGGATTCGCTTAATATTGGCCTCGAATATTATTTACCAACTACGCCTCTGAGAGGAGTAGCCACGGGTGAAAACTCGATTATAGCCTTTGGAAAAGCGCCAACAGCATATTCAATTCAATATCTTTGCGGTGGATCAGCAGTTATTCTCGATAGTGTTTCTTGGAGTGGTTCTTCTATCCCAGTGGGAACGAATCTCGCTGGAAGATGGATATCGGTTGAAGATGGCGTGGCCTATCTCTCGGACTGGACCCGTGGTTTGCATGTTATCGATATTTCCGATCCACTGGATATAGTCGATCTCGGTTCGTTGTCATTGAGCGGTCAGGCTAGATCAGTTTATCCTATAGGTGAGAGTCTTTTCGTTGCGGCTAACACTGATGGAATTCATCTTGTAGATATTTCCTCCCCATCGACACCTTTTGCCTTACTTAATTACGAAGTTGGTGGTTTGGCCATGGATGTCGCTGTTTCCGATGCTTCTATTATGTTTGTCGCTGAAGACCCCACTGGTATCTCTGTTTGGAATCTTGCTTCCCCATTAGAACCTATCACTTTCGAGGATATTCCAGGGACAATTACAGGCTTGGACTTTGCGGGCACCGATACAATTCTGATTGCAAGTGATTTTGAAGGATCGGTGAATATTGTCGTCCTGGATTCGACCTTCGAATTGGAGGTTGTTAATACGATACCTGTTGGCGATGATTACGTTTTCAAATCGATTTATGACGAGGGTTTGTTAATCGTTGCGGCTGGAGAAAGCGGGCTCTGGGTTTTTCAGCTCGATTCGGATGGAGTGTCTGTCGTTGATTCCGGATTTTATTCTCTTGATGGGTCCAATTTTGTGGATGTTTGCCTTTTCGGCGATATAGTTGTGGCGGCGGATGCGGAAGGCGGGATATTCTTTTTCGACATTTCATATTTCAGAGATAATATTTCAGAGAGCTCCTCGAGGCCGGTTTCACTAGTAATAAATTCGCAACCGAATCCATTCAATTCAGCTGTGAAAATTTCCGTTGATTTTTCTTCCCGCGAAAACGAGAATCCATTAATACAAATCTTCGATCTTTCTGGGCGGCGCATTGATATTATTTCGAGTATATCGAGAAATCTATTCCAATACAAGAGAGATTTCTCTTCTTCTAGTGAAAATAACAGAGTTAACGAATACATTTGGTATCCATCCGAAAACGTTACCTCAGGCATCTATCTAATTTTAGCTCAGATAGGCGATATAACTAGGACGAAGAAAATCATATTGCTAAAATAA